The following proteins come from a genomic window of Carcharodon carcharias isolate sCarCar2 chromosome 10, sCarCar2.pri, whole genome shotgun sequence:
- the LOC121282755 gene encoding ras association domain-containing protein 8-like, giving the protein MPGTSCTVMELKVWVDGVQRVVCGVSEETTCQEVVIALAQAIGQTGRYVLIQKLRDSERQLLANESPLQLLAKCGQYANDVRFLLRRTGSTHSERPVSGNAAQSLEPSLSRTALLPAKPTNPELPKRREPKKSLTFTGGSLGAPDLALQNKWRGKKLNGAEGQGNVSKPPASKEDLFKLILIQQEKLSSVSAQHESFDCQIKSWEQPGVPNFEKQLVQLEQAIRRNEEELEEEQFWERELQLENERERELQRHLSKLKQSFRENMQRLHEISSRTELLDREILQEEGDRARRLKASHRASHTGTREAIDRVRAEIEAKTQQNQQIQTSIIDVGRTLEETDRRLQAKTQELEELNKELRQCNLQQFIQQTGSGGTQARNEEESTTDESNQQQLSTHWNGDIHTSEIDSPPRQTAKQFLGNPRNLQNPLVSSLNPEEFHHWIVGS; this is encoded by the exons ATGCCAGGAACGAGCTGTACAGTGATGGAGCTAAAGGTTTGGGTGGATGGAGTCCAGCGTGTGGTGTGTGGAGTCTCTGAAGAGACTACCTGTCAGGAGGTGGTGATCGCACTAGCGCAGGCCATAG GTCAGACCGGCCGCTACGTGTTGATTCAGAAACTGCGTGACAGTGAACGCCAACTGCTGGCCAATGAGAGCCCGCTGCAGTTGCTGGCCAAGTGTGGGCAGTACGCCAACGATGTCCGATTCCTGTTACGCCGCACGGGCTCCACTCACTCCGAGAGACCGGTCTCGGGCAACGCTGCTCAGAGTCTGGAACCTTCGCTCAGCAGGACTGCCCTCCTCCCTGCCAAACCCACCAATCCCGAGCTCCCAAAGCGTCGGGAGCCGAAGAAATCCCTGACGTTCACAGGCGGGTCGCTGGGTGCCCCTGACCTCGCTCTCCAGAACAAATGGCGAGGCAAGAAGCTAAACGGTGCAGAGGGCCAAGGCAACGTCTCCAAGCCTCCAGCGAGCAAGGAAGATCTCTTCAAACTGATTCTAATTCAGCAGGAGAAGCTGAGCTCAGTCTCCGCCCAACACGAATCTTTTGACTGCCAGATTAAATCCTGGGAACAGCCTGGCGTCCCCAACTTTGAGAAGCAGCTGGTGCAGCTGGAGCAGGCGATCAGGAGGAATGAAGAGGAGCTTGAGGAAGAACAGTtctgggagagggagctgcagctggagaatgagcgggagagggagctgcagagGCACCTGAGCAAACTGAAGCAAAGCTTCAGAGAGAACATGCAGAGGCTGCATGAGATTAGCAGCAGAACTGAACTGTTGGACAGGGAAATCCTGCAGGAGGAGGGGGACCGAGCAAGGAGGCTGAAAGCGTCTCACAGAGCGAGTCACACCGGCACGAGGGAGGCCATCGAccgagtgagagcagagatcgaAGCAAAAACACAGCAGAACCAGCAAATACAGACATCAATCATCGACGTAGGGAGAACGTTAGAGGAAACGGACAGGAGATTGCAG GCCAAAACGCAAGAGCTGGAGGAGTTAAATAAAGAGCTGAGACAGTGTAACTTACAACAATTTATCCAGCAAACTGGCAGTGGGGGAACGCAGGCCAGAAACGAAGAGGAGTCAACGACAGATGAATCAAACCAGCAACAGCTGTCTACTCACTGGAATGGAG ATATTCACACTTCAGAAATCGACTCCCCGCCACGGCAGACAGCAAAACAGTTCCTGGGGAATCCACGAAACCTGCAGAACCCTCTGGTGTCCAGCCTAAACCCGGAAG aatttcaTCATTGGATAGTAGGTAGCTGA